One region of Colius striatus isolate bColStr4 chromosome 4, bColStr4.1.hap1, whole genome shotgun sequence genomic DNA includes:
- the PRDM14 gene encoding LOW QUALITY PROTEIN: PR domain zinc finger protein 14 (The sequence of the model RefSeq protein was modified relative to this genomic sequence to represent the inferred CDS: substituted 2 bases at 2 genomic stop codons), giving the protein MALALTGELVPGDGRDAIGMSPANFTAYYQPFLPPTQYFETAPDFFQSLKPLGGLVPASPPLPPFSFSSVPAFFSQSPSLPAEHFPILPLPLYSKPPTPCPPRERSGSPRGRGALGSLPQPCPSSPRRAGRSPGPGGPAEQSYRYHFTEEELNAVLYGALRSNQPAGNLHAMSGLRVPSASPGKGGSGVSAGGSGSRLAGGSLLAPVLPHTGXRRGPLLCRCCGLLLRSAARPGRAAAARRXGPGAARASRRVPPRPSLPQPALSPAGLSVMQVAYGDVSQLGVFCTDPIPKGVRFGPFQGKVVNTSEIKTYDDNSLMWEIFEFGRLSHFIDGKGASGNWMSLVNCARFPEEQNLTAIQCQGQIFYETCKEILPKQELLVWYGDCYVQFLGIPISLKGVPEGKRPPQDPEEAGESFKCERCGKVFAYKYYRDKHLKYTRCVDQGDRKFPCHLCNRSFEKRDRLRIHVLHVHEKHRPHKCSVCGKSFSQSSSLNKHMRVHSGERPYKCVYCNKAFTASSILRTHIRQHSGEKPFKCKHCGKAFASHAAHNSHVRRTHAKEKGCTCSLCGQHFPGKDDYRFHMKTHTAH; this is encoded by the exons ATGGCTCTGGCCCTCACCGGCGAGTTGGTCCCTGGAGACGGCAGAGATGCGATCGGGATGAGCCCCGCCAACTTCACTGCCTACTACcagcctttcctccctcccacccaGTACTTCGAGACGGCGCCCGACTTCTTCCAGTCCCTGAAGCCCTTGGGCGGACTGGTTCCCGCCtccccgcctctgcccccctTCAGCTTCAGCAGCGTCCCCGCTTTCTTCAGCCAGTCGCCCTCGCTGCCCGCCGAGCACTTCCCCATCCTCCCGCTGCCCCTCTACAGCAAGCCGCCGACTCCCTGTCCGCCCCGTGAGCGCTCGGGCTCGCCCCGCGGGAGGGGAGCCCTGGGTTCACTCCCGCAGCCCTGCCCGAGCTCCCCGCGCAGGGCTGGCCGCAGCCCGGGTCCCGGCGGGCCGGCGGAGCAGAGCTACAGGTACCACTTCACCGAGGAGGAGCTGAACGCGGTGCTGTACGGGGCGCTCCGGAGCAACCAGCCGGCCGGGAACCTCCACGCCATGTCGGGGCTGCGAGTGCCCTCCGCCAGCCCGGGTAAGGGGGGCTCCGGCGTCTCCGCAGGGGGCTCCGGGTCGCGCCTTGCGGGTGGGT CCCTGCTTGCACCTGTACTTCCGCATACGGGCTGAAGAAGAGGTCCCCTCCTCTGCAGGTGTTGCGGACTCCTCCTCCGCTCCGCTGCCCGACCAGGACGCGCTGCAGCTGCCCGAAGGTAGGGGCCCGGCGCTGCCCGCGCCTCCCGCCGCGTCCCGCCGCGGCCGAGCCTCCCTCAGCCCGCCCTGTCCCCCGCAGGGCTCTCGGTGATGCAGGTGGCGTACGGGGACGTGTCTCAGCTCGGAGTCTTCTGCACGGACCCCATCCCCAAAGGAGTCCGCTTCGGCCCTTTCCAAGGCAAAGTGGTCAACACCAGCGAGATCAAGACTTACGACGACAACTCGCTGATGTGGGAG ATATTTGAATTCGGACGCCTGAGCCACTTCATAGATGGGAAAGGGGCCTCTGGCAACTGGATGTCCCTGGTGAACTGTGCCAGGTTTCCCGAAGAACAGAATTTGACGGCTATTCAGTGCCAGGGGCAAATCTTCTATGAGACCTGCAAGGAAATCTTGCCGAAGCAGGAGCTGTTGGTGTGGTACGGCGATTGCTACGTGCAGTTCCTGGGCATCCCCATCAGCCTAAAGGGCGTGCCGGAGGGGAAGAGACCCCCGCAGGACCCCGAAG AAGCCGGGGAGAGCTTTAAGTGCGAGCGCTGCGGCAAGGTTTTTGCCTACAAGTACTACCGGGACAAGCACCTCAAGTACACCCGCTGTGTGGATCAGGGGGACCGCAAATTTCCTTGTCACCTTTGTAACCGATCTTTTGAAAAAAGAGACAGGCTGAGGATCCATGTTCTCCACGTTCACGAAAAGCACAGACCTCACAAG tgctCAGTGTGTGGGAAGAGCTTTTCTCAGTCCTCCAGCCTGAACAAACACATGAGGGTTCACTCCGGGGAGCGCCCTTACAAATGTGTCTACTGCAACAAG GCATTCACTGCATCCAGCATCCTGCGCACTCACATCCGGCAGCACTCAGGGGAGAAGCCCTTCAAGTGCAAGCACTGCGGCAAAGCCTTCGCCTCACACGCCGCCCACAACAGCCATGTGCGCCGCACGCATGCCAAGGAGAAGGGCTGCACCTGCTCCCTCTGTGGccagcacttccctgggaaGGATGATTACCGCTTCCATATGAAGACTCACACTGCTCATTAG